One Primulina tabacum isolate GXHZ01 chromosome 10, ASM2559414v2, whole genome shotgun sequence DNA segment encodes these proteins:
- the LOC142505456 gene encoding FT-interacting protein 1-like produces the protein MNTRAPSNPPQDEYKIKETKPQLGERWPYGGARGGGGWISSDRVTSTYDLVEQMYYLYVRVVKARDLPPNPVTGNCDPYVEVKLGNYKGKTQRFEKKTNPEWNQVFAFSKEKIQSSVLEVFVRDKEMVTRDDYLGKVVFDMNEVPTRVPPDSPLAPQWYRLEDRRGENKLKGEVMVAVWMGTQADEAFPESWHSDAALVEGEGVFSVRSKVYVSPKLWYLRVNVIEAQDVESEDKSQLPQVFVKAHVGNQILKTKLCPSRTTNPFWNEDLIFVAAEPFEEQLFLTIENKLTASKDELVGKVSLPLTIFERRLDHRPVHSRWFDLEKFGFGVLEGDRRKELKFSTRLHLRACLEGGYHVLDESTMYISDQKPTARQLWKQPIGILEVGLLSAQGLLPMKTRDGRGTTDAYCVAKYGQKWVRTRTIVDSMSPKWNEQYTWEVYDPCTVITIGVFDNCHLGGKEKPAAGNASGRDSRIGKVRIRLSTLETDRIYTHSYPLLVLQSSGLKKTGELQLAFRFTCLSLAHLVYLYSRPLLPKMHYLHPFTVSQLDSLRYQAMNIVASRLGRAEPPLRKEVVEYMIDVDSHMWSMRRSKANFFRIVSLFTGFISISKWLVEVCQWKNPITTILVHILFCILICYPELILPTTFLYMFLIGLWNFRHKPRNPPHMDTKISWAEAVHPDELDEEFDTFPTSKPQDIIRMRYDRLRSVAGRIQTVVGDMATQGERFHTLLGWRDPRATSIFVVFCLCAAVALYITPFKIVILLAGLFMLRHPRFRSKMPSVPSNFFRRLPARADSML, from the coding sequence ATGAACACTCGTGCACCTTCAAACCCTCCTCAAGATGAATACAAGATTAAAGAAACAAAGCCACAGTTAGGCGAGCGGTGGCCTTATGGAGGAGCTCGAGGTGGTGGAGGGTGGATTAGTAGTGACAGAGTTACGAGTACGTATGATCTTGTCGAGCAAATGTATTATCTATATGTTCGCGTGGTGAAAGCTCGAGACCTCCCTCCAAACCCTGTGACAGGAAACTGTGATCCTTATGTGGAGGTGAAGCTAGGGAACTACAAGGGTAAAACTCAGAGATTTGAGAAGAAAACGAACCCGGAGTGGAATCAAGTGTTCGCATTCTCGAAAGAGAAGATTCAGTCCTCTGTTCTTGAAGTGTTTGTTAGAGACAAAGAGATGGTAACAAGGGATGATTATCTTGGAAAAGTTGTGTTTGATATGAATGAAGTGCCCACAAGAGTTCCACCAGATAGTCCTTTAGCCCCTCAATGGTATCGCCTCGAAGATCGTCGGGGCGAAAATAAATTGAAAGGGGAAGTTATGGTGGCAGTTTGGATGGGGACGCAAGCTGATGAAGCTTTTCCTGAATCTTGGCATTCAGATGCTGCTTTAGTGGAAGGAGAAGGTGTTTTCAGTGTAAGATCAAAGGTGTATGTCTCACCTAAACTGTGGTACTTACGTGTTAATGTGATTGAAGCACAGGACGTGGAATCAGAAGACAAAAGCCAGCTCCCACAGGTGTTTGTTAAAGCTCATGTTGGGAACCAGATACTCAAGACTAAGCTCTGCCCAAGTAGAACCACTAATCCGTTTTGGAATGAAGATTTGATCTTTGTTGCTGCTGAGCCTTTCGAAGAGCAACTATTCCTCACTATCGAAAATAAGCTGACCGCATCTAAAGATGAGCTTGTTGGGAAGGTAAGCTTGCCATTAACCATCTTCGAGAGGCGTTTGGATCACAGGCCTGTGCATTCTCGTTGGTTCGATCTTGAGAAGTTTGGGTTCGGTGTTTTGGAGGGAGATAGAAGAAAAGAGCTAAAATTTTCAACAAGGCTTCATTTGAGAGCCTGTCTTGAAGGTGGATACCATGTACTAGATGAGTCCACTATGTATATCAGTGATCAAAAGCCTACTGCTAGGCAACTGTGGAAGCAGCCAATTGGGATTCTTGAAGTAGGGCTCTTGAGTGCACAAGGGCTTCTACCGATGAAAACGCGAGATGGAAGAGGTACTACAGATGCTTACTGCGTAGCTAAATACGGGCAGAAGTGGGTAAGAACTCGAACCATAGTAGATAGCATGAGCCCCAAATGGAATGAGCAGTACACGTGGGAGGTGTATGATCCCTGCACGGTGATCACAATTGGAGTTTTTGACAACTGCCACTTGGGAGGGAAGGAGAAACCAGCAGCCGGCAATGCTTCCGGAAGAGATTCAAGAATAGGTAAAGTAAGAATCCGGCTCTCGACATTAGAAACTGATAGGATCTACACCCATTCTTACCCACTCCTTGTGCTGCAATCATCTGGTTTGAAGAAAACAGGCGAACTCCAGTTAGCGTTTCGATTCACTTGCCTCTCATTAGCACACCTGGTGTACCTTTACAGCCGGCCATTACTCCCCAAAATGCACTACCTGCATCCATTCACAGTCAGCCAATTAGACAGCTTAAGGTATCAAGCAATGAACATTGTGGCATCAAGACTCGGAAGAGCTGAGCCACCACTGAGAAAAGAAGTGGTTGAATACATGATAGACGTGGATTCTCATATGTGGAGCATGCGCAGAAGCAAGGCCAATTTTTTTCGAATCGTCTCGCTCTTTACGGGCTTCATCTCCATAAGCAAATGGCTTGTCGAGGTCTGCCAATGGAAGAACCCAATCACCACCATTTTAGTCCACATCCTCTTCTGCATACTGATCTGCTACCCCGAACTAATCCTTCCCACGACATTCCTCTACATGTTTCTAATCGGACTTTGGAACTTCAGACACAAACCAAGAAACCCACCACACATGGACACAAAAATATCTTGGGCAGAAGCGGTGCACCCAGATGAACTAGACGAGGAATTCGACACGTTCCCCACGTCTAAACCTCAAGATATCATCCGGATGAGGTACGATAGGCTCAGAAGCGTGGCGGGGAGGATACAGACGGTTGTGGGAGACATGGCAACACAGGGGGAAAGGTTTCATACGCTGCTGGGCTGGAGGGACCCGAGAGCGACGAGCATATTCGTGGTTTTCTGTCTCTGTGCGGCCGTTGCTCTGTATATAACTCCATTCAAGATCGTGATTCTGTTAGCGGGCTTGTTTATGCTTCGGCACCCCAGATTTCGAAGCAAGATGCCCTCCGTCCCCAGCAATTTCTTCAGGCGATTACCGGCTCGAGCTGATAGCATGTTATAG
- the LOC142506233 gene encoding uncharacterized protein LOC142506233, producing MMDSATEPQPEQPPSTPVAPTYYLHPRREPFEHGLLPIPKLIFTDGTQTLSQIKSVLLSSDSNYRVSLETLSRVLQVPIDHARLLLETLSSVLHKDSDPLVNARVPKDIDEVGVDVFDLLVFLYIQSYKRLLPKGHKDSAAVADVWPSTSAFDGFLSALSPLQLVRSNSRRFMPSQADEEAHQLLYLQKHLGNILSLLADSVEGEDDESMVLSMDRFEHLGFMINFGEKGSERIPLCQNSPFFANSDPDMPDVPVPASQVLDWLLQNISTTLEHIADRVSPKENVPNSFSDQDVPMADINTSSAKPSSSPRGPSFIEGVSKSSVVKQASDLKSTSVKVVNCHESAIYILASLKYATVYGCSDATIVLGAIGKAVRVEHCERVHLITAAKRICIVNCRECLFFLGVNQQPLVVGDNHKLQVAPYNTFYSQLEEHMNQVGIDPKINKWDEPVVLGVVDPHDSLSHPAGVADVQAESAIRLDPDQYTNFVIPNCLGSEQPGSTKDNPFPLPDAYLASQQKNHKNLEEVKQILRETQLEESRKRELSSAIHSCFKDWLYASGNIRQLYCLPGE from the exons ATGATGGATTCCGCCACCGAACCTCAACCGGAGCAACCACCGTCCACGCCCGTAGCTCCCACGTACTATCTCCACCCCCGCCGCGAGCCATTCGAGCACGGACTTCTCCCCATTCCCAAACTTATATTCACCGATGGCACGCAGACGCTATCCCAAATCAAATCTGTTCTCCTCTCGTCGGATTCTAATTACCGAGTCAGCTTGGAAACGCTATCCCGAGTGTTGCAGGTTCCCATAGATCACGCGCGGCTTCTGCTAGAAACCCTATCCTCTGTTCTCCACAAAGATTCCGATCCTTTGGTGAATGCTAGGGTCCCAAAAGATATCGATGAAGTCGGCGTTGATGTGTTTGATTTGTTGGTTTTCTTGTATATACAGAGTTATAAGAGGTTGCTGCCTAAAGGGCACAAGGACTCCGCGGCAGTTGCTGATGTGTGGCCTTCAACGTCGGCTTTTGATGGGTTTTTATCTGCTCTCTCACCATTGCAG TTAGTACGCAGCAATAGTCGAAGGTTTATGCCATCACAAGCTGATGAAGAAGCTCATCAGCTATTGTATTTGCAAAAACACCTAGGCAATATTTTATCCCTTTTGGCTGACTCTGTGGAAGGGGAAGATGATGAATCAATG GTTCTATCTATGGATAGATTTGAGCATCTTGGATTTATGATTAATTTTGGTGAAAAGGGATCCGAGAGAATTCCCTTGTGCCAGAATAGTCCATTTTTTGCGAATTCGGATCCTGACATGCCTGATGTTCCTGTCCCTGCATCACAAGTTCTTGACTGGCTTCTTCAAAATATATCTACTACTCTGGAACACATTGCTGATAGAGTATCTCCAAAAGAAAATGTGCCCAACAGTTTTTCTGACCAGGATGTTCCGATGGCTGATATCAATACAAGTTCAGCAAAGCCCTCTAGCAGTCCTCGAGGTCCAAGTTTCATCGAGGGGGTCTCCAAATCATCAGTTGTAAAACAAGCATCTGATCTCAAGAGCACATCTGTGAAG GTTGTAAATTGCCACGAATCAGCAATTTACATATTGGCATCACTAAAATATGCCACGGTCTATGGATGCTCTGATGCCACAATTGTTCTGGGAGCCATTGGGAAG GCCGTCAGAGTTGAACATTGTGAACGCGTTCATCTAATCACTGCTGCAAAACGCATCTGCATAGTGAATTGCCGTGAATGTCTGTTCTTCTTAGGGGTAAACCAGCAACCCCTTGTTGTTGGAGATAATCATAAGTTGCAG GTAGCACCATATAACACATTCTACTCACAATTGGAGGAGCACATGAATCAAGTTGGAATTGATCCTAAAATCAACAAGTGGGATGAACCTGTGGTACTTGGAGTGGTGGATCCACACGACTCATTATCCCATCCAGCTGGTGTTGCAGATGTTCAAGCCGAATCTGCCATCCGCCTTGACCCAGATCAGTATACTAATTTTGTG ATACCAAACTGTTTGGGAAGTGAACAACCTGGTTCTACAAAAGACAATCCATTCCCTTTGCCTGATGCCTATCTTGCATCACAACAGAAAAAT CACAAAAATTTGGAAGAAGTCAAGCAAATCTTGAGGGAAACTCAACTTGAAGAGAGCCGTAAACGAGAACTATCTAGTGCTATCCACTCGTGTTTTAAAGATTGGTTATATG CATCAGGAAATATCAGGCAGCTGTACTGCTTACCCGGCGAGTAG
- the LOC142506234 gene encoding uncharacterized protein LOC142506234 — MAGGEEDDYMGDVSQFLPPEIPKSSSKQGLSLNSLNKKLEGPNWQEQRKLKWGRKQIDEDQQTMENLASAIPESNIGFKLLKQMGYTPGSALGKEGCGRTEPVGLELRRGRAGIGREDPKVEKMKREKQIAETRKRKVEELIVDFGSRQKERWKGRRIIVNYRKAEDALAQLENRDVEIEKKGDDDGENEEEEEEDITEEDLTNVLMKLRNKFRYCLFCGCQYETMEALLSDCPGINEDDH, encoded by the exons ATGGCGGGAGGAGAAGAGGATGACTACATGGGGGACGTTTCACAGTTTCTACCGCCAGAAATTCCTAAATCTTCCTCAAAACAG GGTCTCAGCTTAAATTCTTTGAATAAGAAATTGGAAGGCCCAAATTGGCAGGAGCAGAGAAAACTGAAATGGGGGCGGAAGCAAATAGATGAGGATCAACAAACCATGGAAAACTTAGCTTCAGCTATTCCAGAATCCAATATTGGGTTCAAACTGTTGAAGCAAATGGGCTACACTCCTGGTTCGGCGTTGGGAAAGGAAGGTTGTGGTAGAACTGAACCTGTGGGGCTGGAGTTAAGAAGGGGGCGAGCCGGAATTGGCAGAGAGGATCCGAAGGTAGAAAAGATGAAGAGAGAGAAACAGATTGCCGAGACTAGAAAGAGAAAAGTGGAGGAATTGATTGTAGATTTTGGGAGTCGCCAGAAGGAACGATGGAAGGGAAGGAGGATTATTGTGAATTATCGCAAGGCAGAGGATGCACTAGCACAGCTGGAAAACAGGGATGTTGAAATCGAGAAGAAGGGAGATGATGATGGGGAAAATGAAGAGGAAGAGGAAGAAGATATTACGGAGGAG gatttgaCAAACGTATTAATGAAGCTAAGAAACAAGTTTCGTTACTGCCTCTTTTGTGGATGTCAG TATGAGACAATGGAGGCACTTTTATCTGACTGCCCTGGGATTAATGAGGATGATCACTAG
- the LOC142505320 gene encoding rhodanese-like domain-containing protein 9, chloroplastic: MTGIPFCCSSTLSVRSNLVTSWSVLGTHQVQTLKGSRLHRRNLVIKAEVNFVNSEEAKKLIAVEGYAVLDVRDRIQFERAHIKDCYHTPLFIENEDNDLGTILKRTVHNNFAGLFFGLPFTKPNPEFVQSVRSQFSPESKLLLVCQEGLRSASATYQLEEAGYQNIACITSGLQSVTTGTFDSVGSTELKDAGKAGLVTIQGKISAVLGTVLICAFLFITFFPDQAEKLFQLAPTS; encoded by the exons ATGACAGGAATCCCTTTCTGTTGCTCCTCCACACTCTCCGTTCGGAG CAATTTGGTAACATCTTGGTCAGTATTGGGGACTCATCAAGTACAGACACTGAAAGGGAGCCGATTGCATAGAAGAAACTTGGTAATCAAAGCAGaagtgaattttgtgaattCTGAAGAAGCAAAAAAACTTATTGCAGTTGAGGGATATGCAGTTTTGGATGTTCGTGATAGAATTCAGTTCGAGAGAGCTCATATAAAAGACTGCTATCACACCCCATTATTCATTGAAAACGAAGACAATGACTTAG GAACAATTTTAAAGAGGACAGTACACAACAATTTTGCTGGTTTGTTCTTTGGCTTGCCGTTCACTAAACCTAACCCCGAGTTTGTGCAATCTGTTAGGAGCCAGTTTTCACCAGAAAGCAAGCTGTTACTTGTTTGTCAAGAGGGCCTGAG GTCGGCCTCTGCCACCTACCAATTAGAGGAAGCTGGATATCAGAATATAGCATGTATAACATCAGGCCTTCAATCTGTGACAACAG GGACATTTGACTCTGTCGGTTCGACGGAGCTGAAAGATGCGGGAAAGGCCGGTTTAGTCACCATACAAGGCAAAATTTCTGCCGTACTAGGGACTGTACTTATCT GTGCATTTCTGTTCATTACTTTCTTCCCAGATCAAGCTGAGAAGCTATTTCAACTGGCTCCAACAAGCTAG
- the LOC142506235 gene encoding uncharacterized protein LOC142506235: protein MGRGRGKGKKHSVIAARDDTRNSGEENLTLKRRVGRPQKSLKDDIENENENECQMVKEEDGGHEDMKSWVSSESSKNQSCMDDGRKRKRASLKEHTDLVKEENDIVTKANATVLVKPSVGYRQIGRRRKSTPRRAAEVGVECK, encoded by the coding sequence ATGGGTAGAGGTAGAGGAAAAGGGAAGAAACACTCGGTGATCGCTGCTCGTGATGATACTCGGAACAGTGGGGAAGAGAACTTGACTTTGAAGAGAAGAGTAGGAAGGCCACAGAAGTCATTGAAGGATGATATTGAgaatgaaaatgaaaatgaatgTCAGATGGTAAAAGAAGAAGATGGAGGCCACGAGGACATGAAAAGTTGGGTATCTAGTGAAAGTAGCAAGAATCAATCCTGTATGGATGATGGAAGGAAGAGAAAGAGGGCTTCATTGAAGGAACATACAGATTTAGTGAAAGAGGAAAATGATATCGTTACCAAGGCTAATGCCACCGTCTTGGTCAAGCCATCAGTTGGGTACAGACAAATTGGGAGGAGAAGGAAAAGTACACCAAGGCGGGCTGCTGAAGTTGGCGTTGAGTGCAAATGA
- the LOC142506239 gene encoding protein POLYCHOME-like → MPEARDRLSREDDVVANYSRRRNSNTGNRSSGRGDSLIFVRQDDADEGQRAETPFRWRDMAMTGTTAEASGGGGGRGRGIVGSPRIGRGGYFLRSPASVFGRENLSPMIGSGRGRGGYRVRGSSVLPAWYPRRPLRDITAVARAIEGRRLRRGESEGLLTESPIPQDQTVRVPSVSTSGAQLEHDISMTSPHPTIGIKHCPPTIGKVPKILLDITRQSAEETACLTPQRKLLNSIDNVEKVVMDELRKLKRTPTAKKVEREKRVRTLMSMR, encoded by the exons ATGCCGGAGGCAAGAGATCGATTATCGAGGGAAGATGACGTAGTGGCGAATTACAGCAGAAGAAGAAATTCAAACACTGGCAATCGAAGCAGTGGGAGAGGTGACTCGCTGATATTTGTTCGACAAGATGATGCTGACGAGGGGCAGCGTGCTGAAACTCCGTTCAGATGGCGAGATATGGCAATGACTGGGACAACGGCAGAGGCttctggtggtggtggtggccgTGGGAGGGGAATTGTTGGAAGTCCAAGAATCGGGCGAGGCGGTTATTTTTTACGGTCACCTGCATCAGTCTTTGGGCGTGAAAATTTGTCTCCCATGATTGGCAGTGGCCGTGGTCGAGGCGGTTACCGTGTCCGTGGAAGTAGCGTTTTGCCCGCTTGGTATCCAAGAAGACCTCTTCGTGACATCACTGCTGTAGCGAGG GCAATAGAGGGAAGAAGATTGCGTCGGGGAGAAAGTGAAGGCCTATTAACTGAGAGTCCTATACCCCAGGACCAGACAGTTCGTGTTCCTTCTGTGTCTACATCAGGTGCTCAGCTCGAGCACGATATTTCTATGACATCTCCACACCCAACAATTGGAATTAAGCACTGCCCACCAACTATCGGGAAAGTGCCAAAGATATTGCTTGATATCACACGACAGAGTGCTGAAGAAACAGCTTGCTTAACCCCACAGAGAAAGCTTCTAAACAGCATCGACAACGTAGAAAAAGTGGTCATGGATGAGCTGCGTAAGCTGAAGAGGACTCCTACTGCCAAAAAAGTTGAGAGGGAAAAAAGAGTTCGGACGTTGATGTCAATGCGGTGA
- the LOC142505527 gene encoding myb family transcription factor PHL5-like, whose translation MKGMQQNYGFSSDFSPEFQCYFPQNSGAWHQSAPMELDTRLIAAENGSQQRNFRHENSSNTIFSRIGSQASGFYATEFLMGLPQFGFQENNSIPCSQQFKDSYKKLPNFQSDNGLLSVPRTLTSNGSYTRPDGLFENQFSDLSEKEQILYLKNRLLGDLDDSCRGTPSAPFDANQDFCEPQNLYASHSTHVNEFGLSTSSASSGAVSSSKKRIRWSPDLHDRFVNCVNQLGGPEKATPKAILNLMGTEGLTIFHIKSHLQKYRNAKYIQESIEEKSGKKTSTSDESLVDIKTGMQLKEALQQQLDFQRHLYEQLETQRNLQIRIEEQTKQLKKLFEQQQKTGN comes from the exons ATGAAGGGAATGCAGCAGAACTATGGTTTTTCTAGCGATTTTTCGCCAGAATTTCAATGTTATTTTCCACAAAACTCTGGTGCTTGGCATCAATCTGCACCAATGGAACTCGATACTCGGTTGATAGCAGCAGAAAACGGCTCACAGCAAAGGAATTTCAGGCATGAAAATTCATCTAATACCATCTTCAGCAGGATTGGATCACAGGCTTCTGGTTTTTATGCAACCGAATTTCTCATGGGATTACCTCAATTTGGTTTCCAAGAAAATAACTCCATTCCTTGCTCCCAACAATTCAAGGATTCTTATAAAAAATTACCCAATTTTCAATCCGATAACGGTCTATTATCAGTTCCAAGAACTCTAACTTCAAACGGATCATATACCAGGCCTGACGGATTGTTCGAAAATCAATTCAGCGACCTTTCAGAGAAAGAACAGATTCTATACCTAAAAAACAGGCTACTAGGCGATCTTGATGATTCGTGTAGGGGTACCCCTTCTGCTCCATTCGATGCAAATCAGGATTTTTGT GAACCGCAAAATTTATATGCATCTCATTCCACACATGTAAACGAGTTCGGATTGAGTACTAGCTCTGCATCTTCTGGAGCAGTTTCATCTAGCAAGAAACGAATTAGGTGGTCTCCAGATCTTCACGATCGATTCGTTAACTGTGTGAATCAGCTTGGTGGCCCTGAAA AGGCGACACCGAAGGCCATACTAAATCTGATGGGTACTGAAGGACTTACAATCTTTCATATCAAAAGCCATTTGCAG AAATATCGAAATGCCAAGTACATACAAGAATCTATTGAAG AAAAATCTGGGAAGAAAACAAGTACAAGTGATGAATCACTGGTCGACATCAAAAC TGGAATGCAACTCAAGGAGGCATTGCAGCAACAATTAGACTTCCAAAGGCATCTTTATGAGCAACTAGAG ACTCAACGAAACTTACAGATAAGGATCGAAGAACAAACCAAGCAGCTCAAAAAGTTGTTTGAGCAGCAACAAAAAACGGGTAATTAA
- the LOC142505457 gene encoding cytochrome P450 93A3-like — MAEIWEYIGLFLVWLISMILVRATLNKHSSKCLPRSPLALPIIGHLHLLAPIPHQALAKLASQYGPLIHIYLGSVPCLVASSPETAREVLKTHEGSFSDRPQTAATDYLTYGSQDFSFAPYGPYWKFIKKLCMSGLLGGQTLDSMMPTRRSEMRNLVELFLKKAESGTSVEVGKELIRMTNNSISRMTMSQRCSRDESGAGEVRKLIQETAELTGKFNLSDYIWFCKNLDLQGFGKRLKDVRDKFDELMEKIIDEHQEARRSVKQTGEVGIVKDFLHILLDISEDKGSEIKLTRENIKAFILDIFAAGTDSSAITVEWALSELINHPNIMQKAVQEIDSIVGHNKVVEESDIPNLPYIQAIIKETLRLHPTAPLIIRESSKDCTIGNYHIPSKTRLFVNVWAIGRDGSHWENALEFRPDRFLNDDGSVKGQLDVRGQNYHLLPFGSGRRGCPGSSLALQIVQTTLAAMIQCFEWRVEGGNGIVDMEEGIGITLPRANPLVCFPVARFQPIPVSSM; from the exons ATGGCCGAAATCTGGGAATATATTGGTCTTTTCCTCGTTTGGCTCATTTCTATGATACTTGTTCGAGCTacgttgaataaacactcttcCAAATGCCTTCCCCGTAGCCCTCTAGCCTTACCGATCATTGGACACCTCCATCTCTTAGCTCCCATACCTCATCAAGCTCTAGCCAAACTTGCGTCTCAATATGGACCCTTGATTCACATATACCTTGGTTCAGTTCCTTGTTTAGTTGCTTCATCACCGGAAACGGCGAGAGAAGTTCTCAAAACACACGAAGGCTCTTTCTCGGATCGACCCCAAACAGCTGCCACGGATTACTTAACTTACGGTTCTCAAGATTTCTCATTTGCTCCTTATGGACCGTATTGGAAGTTCATCAAGAAACTGTGCATGTCTGGACTTCTTGGAGGCCAGACGTTAGACTCGATGATGCCGACTAGGCGTAGCGAAATGAGGAATCTTGTCGAACTTTTTTTGAAGAAGGCCGAGTCTGGTACTTCTGTTGAGGTTGGGAAGGAGCTTATCAGAATGACAAACAATTCGATATCTAGAATGACGATGAGCCAAAGATGTTCGAGGGACGAAAGTGGAGCAGGGGAAGTCAGGAAACTGATTCAAGAAACTGCTGAACTTACAGGAAAATTTAATCTATCAGATTATATTTGGTTCTGCAAAAACTTGGACTTACAGGGATTTGGTAAGCGTTTGAAAGACGTCCGCGACAAGTTTGATGAGTTGATGGAGAAGATTATAGACGAACATCAAGAAGCAAGAAGATCAGTGAAGCAAACAGGGGAAGTGGGGATTGTGAAGGATTTCCTTCACATTTTACTTGATATATCCGAAGATAAAGGCTCAGAAATCAAGCTAACAAGGGAAAATATAAAGGCTTTTATCTT GGACATATTCGCCGCCGGAACAGATTCATCAGCAATCACAGTGGAGTGGGCATTGTCAGAGCTAATCAACCATCCAAACATTATGCAAAAGGCAGTTCAAGAAATCGACAGCATCGTAGGACACAACAAGGTCGTTGAAGAATCCGATATCCCAAACCTTCCATACATCCAAGCCATCATAAAAGAAACACTAAGGCTCCACCCCACTGCCCCATTAATCATCAGAGAATCGAGCAAAGACTGCACCATTGGAAATTACCACATCCCATCTAAAACTAGACTATTTGTCAATGTTTGGGCTATTGGAAGGGATGGTAGCCATTGGGAAAACGCACTTGAATTCAGGCCCGATCGATTCTTGAATGATGATGGAAGTGTGAAAGGGCAGCTGGATGTGAGGGGACAAAACTACCATCTTTTGCCGTTCGGGAGCGGGCGAAGAGGATGCCCCGGATCTTCATTGGCATTGCAGATCGTTCAGACAACCTTAGCCGCCATGATCCAGTGTTTCGAGTGGAGGGTTGAGGGAGGAAATGGGATTGTGGATATGGAGGAAGGGATTGGAATAACACTGCCAAGGGCTAATCCTTTGGTTTGCTTTCCTGTGGCTAGGTTCCAACCTATTCCCGTTTCATCTATGTGA